A genome region from Rattus norvegicus strain BN/NHsdMcwi chromosome 17, GRCr8, whole genome shotgun sequence includes the following:
- the Prr7 gene encoding proline-rich protein 7 isoform X1: protein MVMSQGTYTFLTCFAGFWLIWGLIVLLCCFCSFLRRRLKRRQEERLREQNLRALELEPLELEGSLAGSPPGLAPPPPPHRSRLEAPVHAHSHVHVHPLLHHGPAQPHAHPHPHHHALPHPPPSHLSVPPRPWSYPRQAESDMSKPPCYEEAVLMAEPPPPYSEVLTDTRGLYRKIVTPFLSRRDSAEKQEQPPPSYKPLFLDRGYTSALHLPSAPRPAAPCPALCLQADRSRRVFPSWTDSELSSREPLEHGAWRLPVSIPLFGRTTAV from the exons ATGGTGATGTCCCAGGGCACCTACACGTTCCTCACGTGCTTCGCCGGCTTCTGGCTCATCTGGGGTCTCATCGTCCTGCTCTGCTGCTTCTGCAGCTTCCTGCGCCGCCGCCTCAAACGGCGCCAGGAGGAGCGACTGAGGGAGCAGAACCTGCGCGCCCTGGAGCTGGAGCCCCTCGAGCTTGAGGGCAGCCTGGCTGGAAGTCCTCCGGGCCTGgcgccgccaccgccaccgcacCGCAGCCGTCTGGAGGCGCCTGTGCACGCGCACTCGCACGTGCACGTGCACCCTCTGCTGCACCACGGGCCGGCGCAGCCGCACGCGCACCCGCACCCACACCATCACGCACTGCCGCACCCACCGCCGTCGCACCTCTCCGTGCCGCCCCGGCCCTGGAGCTATCCGCGCCAAG CGGAATCGGACATGTCTAAGCCGCCGTGCTACGAGGAGGCGGTGCTGATGGCCGAGCCGCCGCCGCCCTACAGCGAGGTGCTCACGGACACTCGCGGCCTCTACCGCAAGATCGTCACGCCCTTTCTGAGCCGCCGCGACAGCGCGGAGAAGCAGGAGCAGCCGCCTCCGAGTTACAAGCCTCTCTTCCTGGACCGGGGCTATACCTCGGCGCTGCATCTTCCCAGCGCCCCGCGGCCCGCcgccccctgccctgccctctgtCTGCAGGCGGACCGCAGCCGCCGTGTCTTCCCCAGCTGGACCGACTCAGAGCTCAGCAGCCGAGAGCCCCTGGAGCACGGAGCTTGGCGCCTGCCCGTCTCCATCCCCTTGTTTGGGAGGACTACAGCCGTATAG